Proteins from a genomic interval of Microbacterium esteraromaticum:
- a CDS encoding penicillin acylase family protein has product MMSTTSDPNRRSLAGRLGRIAFVVVAVLITIATAAAFFLTWTIQRSFPQTSGEIQLNELDATVTVQRDDRGIPTITASTTHDLFYAQGFTHAQDRFFEMDFRRHVTSGRVAEMFGESQVATDKFLRTLGWRAVAEEEVANLDETTLGYYEAYADGVNAYLDSRSGAQLSLEYAVLGIQNPDYEPEPWEPADSVAWLKAMAWDLRTNVEDETDRALLAAQLQASGASDAENTAVIETAYPPYPFAQNPVIVPTISAVEPVQADAEPAAFGGAGDAGVTDALATVEWQEAESVLAAASMMIGGVGEGIGSNSWVVSGDLTESGMPLLANDPHLGASLPSVWYQIQLKCEAVGEQCPFDVAGFSFSGMPGVVIGHNQTVAWGFTNLTTDVTDLYIEKLDGDQYWRDGALTPLEIEQDVIKVAGGDDVPLTIRRTVHGPIISGLTDDFTSIAESPVVSAGDAVLPLEGAPEIPDGESAVSLRWTALEPGTTASALFALNTAQNFQEFRRAASLFDVPAQNLVYADVEGNIGYQAPGRLPIRGAGDGWLPQAGWDSAYDWEGFIPFEELPVSYNPPQGYIVTANNAIVDDDYEHFLSRDWDYGYRAARIEHLIERKAAAGPITAADMRDIQMDEEMWIGKQLAVVMDRVAVEGEGPQAAIELLRTWDAQNDPDSAAAAFANVLWSNLAQNVFVEREVPLPVGDQGRLFTVVGTMLDDAVDPMWTNERLGTTDMYSMLALSAEQAYAELAELQGEDVTRWSWGSLHALPLTHDTLGTSGIAPIEMLFNRGPYPVGGGSSVVNATGWVLGESYATATVPSMRMVIDLADFDASTWNHLTGASGHAFHPHYTDQTADWAKGIQTPWAFTPKAVKAAAVDTLTLTPAG; this is encoded by the coding sequence ATGATGAGCACAACCAGCGACCCGAACCGACGCTCCCTCGCGGGACGCCTCGGCCGTATCGCCTTCGTCGTGGTCGCCGTACTGATCACGATCGCCACCGCCGCCGCGTTCTTCCTCACCTGGACCATCCAGCGCTCGTTCCCCCAGACCTCAGGCGAGATTCAGCTCAACGAACTGGACGCCACGGTGACGGTGCAGCGAGACGACCGCGGCATCCCCACGATCACCGCCTCGACCACGCACGATCTGTTCTACGCGCAGGGGTTCACGCACGCGCAGGACCGGTTCTTCGAGATGGACTTCCGGCGGCACGTGACCTCGGGCCGCGTCGCCGAGATGTTCGGTGAATCCCAGGTCGCGACCGACAAGTTCCTGCGTACGCTCGGGTGGCGCGCCGTCGCCGAAGAGGAGGTCGCGAACCTCGACGAGACGACGCTCGGCTACTACGAGGCCTACGCCGACGGGGTGAACGCCTATCTGGACTCCCGCTCCGGCGCCCAGCTCTCACTGGAATATGCCGTTCTAGGCATACAGAACCCGGACTACGAGCCCGAGCCCTGGGAGCCGGCAGACTCGGTCGCCTGGCTGAAGGCGATGGCCTGGGATCTGCGCACCAACGTCGAGGACGAGACCGACCGTGCGCTGCTCGCGGCCCAGCTGCAGGCATCCGGAGCGTCGGATGCTGAGAACACGGCCGTCATCGAAACGGCCTACCCGCCGTACCCGTTCGCACAGAACCCGGTGATCGTGCCCACGATCTCGGCGGTCGAACCCGTACAAGCCGATGCTGAGCCGGCGGCCTTCGGTGGCGCGGGCGATGCCGGGGTCACCGACGCCCTCGCCACGGTCGAGTGGCAGGAGGCCGAGAGCGTGCTCGCCGCGGCGAGCATGATGATCGGCGGGGTCGGCGAGGGCATCGGGTCGAACTCCTGGGTCGTCTCGGGTGACCTCACCGAGAGCGGGATGCCACTGCTGGCCAACGACCCGCACCTGGGCGCCTCGTTGCCCTCGGTCTGGTACCAGATCCAGCTCAAGTGCGAAGCCGTCGGCGAGCAGTGCCCCTTCGACGTGGCCGGGTTCTCGTTCTCGGGAATGCCGGGCGTCGTCATCGGACACAACCAGACCGTCGCCTGGGGCTTCACCAATCTCACCACCGACGTCACGGATCTATACATCGAGAAGCTCGACGGTGACCAGTACTGGCGCGACGGTGCGCTGACGCCGCTCGAGATCGAGCAGGATGTCATCAAGGTCGCCGGCGGCGACGACGTGCCGCTGACCATCCGCCGCACGGTGCACGGTCCGATCATCTCGGGCCTCACCGACGACTTCACGTCGATCGCGGAGTCCCCCGTCGTCAGCGCAGGCGATGCGGTGCTCCCGCTGGAGGGCGCGCCCGAGATCCCCGACGGTGAGAGCGCGGTAAGCCTGCGCTGGACGGCTCTCGAGCCCGGCACCACCGCCAGCGCCCTGTTCGCGCTCAACACCGCCCAGAACTTCCAGGAGTTCCGGCGGGCAGCATCCCTCTTCGACGTCCCGGCGCAGAACCTCGTCTACGCCGACGTCGAGGGCAACATCGGATATCAGGCGCCCGGGCGGCTGCCGATCCGCGGCGCCGGCGACGGCTGGCTGCCGCAGGCCGGCTGGGACAGCGCCTACGACTGGGAGGGGTTCATCCCCTTCGAAGAACTCCCGGTGTCGTACAACCCGCCGCAGGGGTACATCGTCACGGCGAACAACGCGATCGTCGATGACGACTACGAGCACTTCCTATCCCGCGACTGGGACTACGGCTACCGCGCCGCGCGCATCGAGCACCTGATCGAACGCAAAGCGGCAGCCGGACCGATCACCGCCGCCGACATGCGCGACATCCAGATGGATGAAGAGATGTGGATCGGCAAGCAGCTCGCCGTGGTCATGGACCGCGTCGCTGTCGAAGGCGAGGGGCCGCAGGCGGCCATCGAGCTGTTGCGCACCTGGGATGCCCAGAACGATCCAGACTCGGCAGCCGCGGCCTTCGCCAACGTGCTGTGGTCGAACCTGGCACAGAACGTCTTCGTCGAACGCGAGGTTCCGCTTCCGGTCGGCGACCAGGGCCGCCTCTTCACCGTCGTCGGCACGATGCTCGACGACGCCGTCGACCCGATGTGGACCAACGAGCGCCTCGGCACCACCGACATGTACTCAATGCTGGCGCTCTCGGCCGAGCAGGCCTATGCCGAACTCGCCGAGCTGCAGGGCGAAGACGTCACCCGCTGGAGCTGGGGGTCGCTGCACGCGCTGCCACTCACCCACGACACGCTGGGCACGTCAGGTATCGCGCCGATCGAGATGCTGTTCAACCGCGGGCCGTACCCCGTCGGCGGCGGCTCATCGGTCGTCAACGCCACCGGATGGGTGCTCGGCGAGTCGTACGCCACCGCGACCGTCCCGTCGATGCGCATGGTGATCGACCTGGCAGACTTCGACGCGTCGACATGGAACCACCTCACCGGGGCCAGCGGGCATGCCTTCCACCCGCACTACACCGATCAGACAGCGGACTGGGCGAAGGGCATCCAGACCCCCTGGGCCTTCACCCCGAAGGCGGTGAAGGCCGCGGCCGTCGACACGCTGACGCTGACCCCGGCCGGCTAG
- a CDS encoding YhgE/Pip domain-containing protein: protein MKVPSMIAAELRRLVASPMAVVALIALLAVPVLYGGLYLWANQDPYGKFTEVPVALVVDDTGTGDAENPQNYGSDVAEQLLSDGSFDWRVMTASEAGAALSDGTVDFTVTIPRDFSDALASASGDHPRQARIELETNDANNYLASSIGTQAVERIRRSVAEMVGSEAAGQLLTGLSDVRANLADAVDGTGQLLDGAHSAKDGSSALTTGLGTLADGTDALALGARSLADGAAQVSAGNRKLADAADDAAVHAQQAADALPGVRADLAAGMAEHGLTAEQIDAVLTDLDPLAARLQDGNTAAQRAVDQVDELAAGAQRLSEGAARLSTGTRDAADGAASARDGAARLDDGLGALGDGIGSLRDGLASGVAAIPASTPELRAAQADTIADPVHVSSDKVAAARDYGQGLAPFFAALAGWIGIYALFLIVKPISRRAVTALHSPLRITLAGWLTPAMLGALQMVGLIGVLGYMLGFDFSHPWGSLGVMVMASATYAAIILALNVWLGSVGQFMGLVLMVLQLVTAGGTFPWQTLPEPLAGLHHVLPMGYVVDALRQLMYGGDLTRALYDLAILAAWLIGALALAAVGVTRMTHRRTLRDLQPSLIG from the coding sequence ATGAAGGTCCCCTCGATGATCGCCGCCGAACTGCGGCGACTGGTGGCCAGCCCCATGGCCGTAGTGGCGCTGATCGCGCTGCTGGCCGTTCCCGTGCTCTACGGCGGGCTGTACCTGTGGGCGAACCAAGACCCCTATGGCAAGTTCACCGAGGTCCCCGTCGCACTGGTTGTCGACGACACCGGCACCGGTGACGCCGAGAACCCGCAGAACTACGGATCGGACGTCGCCGAGCAACTGCTGAGCGACGGCTCCTTCGACTGGAGGGTGATGACGGCATCCGAAGCCGGCGCAGCGCTCTCGGACGGCACGGTCGATTTCACCGTGACCATCCCCCGCGACTTCTCGGATGCACTCGCCTCGGCCTCCGGCGACCACCCCCGCCAGGCGCGCATCGAGCTCGAGACGAACGATGCGAACAACTATCTGGCCTCATCCATCGGCACGCAGGCGGTCGAACGCATCCGGCGTTCCGTCGCCGAGATGGTCGGCTCGGAAGCGGCCGGTCAGCTCCTGACCGGCCTCAGCGATGTGCGCGCGAACCTCGCCGACGCCGTCGACGGCACCGGACAGCTGCTCGATGGCGCCCACTCGGCGAAGGACGGATCGTCAGCCCTCACCACCGGGCTGGGAACCCTCGCCGACGGGACCGATGCGCTCGCCCTCGGGGCCCGCTCGCTCGCCGACGGTGCCGCACAGGTCAGCGCCGGAAACCGCAAGCTGGCCGACGCAGCCGATGACGCCGCCGTCCACGCCCAACAGGCGGCCGATGCGCTGCCCGGCGTGCGCGCGGATCTCGCCGCGGGCATGGCCGAACACGGACTGACCGCCGAGCAGATCGACGCCGTGCTCACCGACCTCGATCCGCTGGCCGCCCGCCTTCAGGACGGCAACACCGCCGCACAACGCGCCGTCGACCAGGTCGATGAACTCGCCGCGGGCGCGCAGCGGCTCTCCGAGGGCGCCGCACGACTGTCCACCGGCACTCGGGATGCCGCCGATGGTGCAGCATCCGCCCGCGACGGTGCCGCCCGTCTCGACGACGGCCTCGGTGCTCTCGGCGACGGAATCGGGTCCCTGCGCGACGGCCTGGCCTCCGGAGTGGCGGCGATACCGGCATCCACCCCCGAGCTGCGCGCCGCGCAGGCCGACACCATCGCCGACCCCGTGCACGTCTCCAGCGACAAGGTCGCGGCCGCGCGCGACTACGGTCAGGGCCTCGCGCCGTTCTTCGCCGCGCTGGCCGGGTGGATCGGCATCTACGCCCTTTTCCTGATCGTCAAACCGATCTCACGGCGGGCAGTGACCGCGCTGCACTCACCGCTGCGGATCACGCTGGCGGGATGGCTGACACCGGCGATGCTCGGCGCCCTGCAGATGGTGGGCCTGATCGGTGTGCTCGGCTACATGCTCGGCTTCGACTTCTCACACCCGTGGGGATCACTGGGCGTCATGGTGATGGCCTCGGCGACGTATGCGGCGATCATTCTGGCGCTCAACGTCTGGTTGGGTTCCGTCGGCCAGTTCATGGGCCTCGTCCTGATGGTGCTGCAGCTGGTGACCGCGGGTGGCACGTTCCCCTGGCAGACGCTACCTGAGCCGCTCGCCGGACTGCATCACGTGCTGCCGATGGGATACGTCGTCGATGCGCTGCGCCAGTTGATGTACGGCGGTGATCTCACCCGAGCCCTCTACGACCTGGCGATCCTCGCCGCATGGCTCATCGGCGCCCTCGCACTGGCGGCCGTCGGAGTGACCCGGATGACCCACCGGCGCACCCTGCGCGACCTGCAGCCCAGCCTGATCGGGTGA
- a CDS encoding DUF5979 domain-containing protein: protein MLHFRAPKRRDHLARPSAFRRVISAFTVGLLAIIGLVAAPAAAVAATNAAIAIGAVTIEPADAKLTIGDSVTVSGTWDASAADPQPGDTFTIGLPDVFEFPAAVPFALNGPEGVVWGNCLTDPSTGIAECTLTDAVTERPEQVSGTWQFQVEAIQTTTETEVVFDLNGTPVSVPLPGGGGIDDGIELPGEVSKAGQMNSNNWSMTWTIDIPGANLVAAGGDVAHITDTFGAGHVLCDPTGFRVQTVRGDTVVDVTDLVESAPVAGEAGFRIALNAPRGGFNADVTYRLTYETCTPDGQIDPSGTTYENSMQIEGWGEAGQGIGTVTNRPWHLGLTKSGTVLGKADRNGRIAWMVVVPGDQLFGKNSFTLTETLGEGHQLCTDTVSGLRVFERYGPSGQRDRDITNLLAVSNQTSSAQAFSGVYTIDDSDFAFKRSDYRYLVSYDTCVTSADLPEAGTVYANTVSIDGDATGGEAKVPGRSQGKKGKINGATVTIDGVEHMPQTTLDWTVTIPGEKVDGITGPLTLTDTLSSTQTVCAAGDSSDGLAARMNLAVTAHDQIKNGGLKSVDLTDATTVTVDGQQVTFEIAEPSLPMPQGGTSDGFTREYQYTLSYTTCTTSGGMDAPGTEYGNAIAGSGIEFSSSVTQKYSGSGTGTGVTRGSVALDKKLADTPGAALVPADTSFTVHVKEIDPKGATQNAYDLEVPLNGDPVGGLNARGTGWTVELSEPRFPTVSGITWGAPKFLPTEGLIPGDDGTTAVATLAPGTNISVTLQNTALLGSATATKALAGPDAARELVDPKQSYRVTATIDTSALGDNVPAQPDRVLDITAGETVTMENLPVGAVVTFSEAKPGDDDVLTWSTPVISPNPITIEADHVVEPAAVTVTNTVDRTVGTFSIAKTVTGEQADNPAVPDEVTVTASWTQDGVDAEKTLTLPTDGTPVELGENLLIGTEVTLTETPLVDGSSIAWGAPVWSGTGVTVDGESAVVSITRDAEAQVQLQNHAATSVAGISLIKGLAGDAIGEVAPDTEFPVTATWTDAEGAEQSTQLTINTVEPTPLGVDLPAGTVVTITEGERPAFDTVVWESVTISGADVTDNGDGSAEIVVSDQQGDSTLVTVVNEATWAPGTFTLSKQVDGILLDNPDVPEVVTVTASWLDGDEPRQAEVALPTDGTVVPFGQDLPHGTLVTLAELPNDEGLAFAWNTPQWAGDDIVGNEDGTAALTIGAAQDAQVVVTNAVTPKLGSLTVTKELTGSGASLVEDTAFPVTATWTDLLGEPQQLDLEVRSGETTVIADLPLGTEVTLTEHSTELPVNARWHGATWSSDDVNVAFDDAEGDEVTIIVVGDGTAPATITVSNDIEKLPDLAVTGGPAITLSVVVLAVLLMGVGILMLVLHRRRSA from the coding sequence ATGCTGCATTTTCGCGCGCCCAAACGGCGCGATCATCTGGCGCGCCCGAGCGCGTTCCGCCGCGTCATCTCTGCGTTCACCGTGGGGCTGCTGGCGATCATCGGCCTCGTCGCAGCACCCGCTGCGGCGGTCGCCGCGACCAACGCCGCCATCGCCATCGGCGCCGTCACCATCGAACCGGCCGACGCGAAGCTGACCATCGGCGACTCCGTCACGGTGTCGGGCACCTGGGACGCCTCCGCGGCTGATCCTCAGCCCGGTGACACCTTCACGATCGGGCTGCCGGACGTCTTCGAGTTCCCCGCCGCCGTGCCGTTCGCACTGAACGGCCCCGAGGGCGTGGTGTGGGGGAACTGCCTCACCGATCCGTCCACCGGAATCGCCGAGTGCACACTCACCGACGCCGTTACCGAGCGGCCCGAGCAGGTCTCGGGAACCTGGCAGTTCCAGGTCGAGGCCATCCAGACGACCACCGAGACCGAGGTCGTGTTCGACCTGAACGGCACGCCGGTGTCGGTCCCGCTGCCCGGAGGCGGCGGGATCGATGACGGCATCGAACTGCCCGGCGAGGTCTCGAAGGCCGGTCAGATGAACAGCAACAACTGGTCGATGACATGGACCATCGACATCCCCGGGGCGAACCTCGTCGCCGCGGGCGGAGACGTCGCACACATCACCGACACCTTCGGTGCCGGCCACGTGCTGTGCGACCCGACCGGGTTCCGTGTGCAGACCGTCCGCGGTGACACCGTGGTCGACGTGACCGATCTCGTCGAGTCGGCACCCGTTGCCGGCGAGGCAGGATTCCGTATCGCGCTGAACGCTCCCCGCGGCGGTTTCAACGCCGATGTGACGTACCGCCTCACCTACGAGACGTGCACGCCGGACGGACAGATCGACCCTTCTGGCACCACCTACGAGAACTCGATGCAGATCGAGGGCTGGGGTGAGGCCGGTCAGGGCATCGGCACAGTCACCAACCGCCCCTGGCACCTGGGACTGACCAAGTCCGGCACCGTGCTCGGGAAGGCCGACCGCAACGGTCGGATCGCCTGGATGGTCGTCGTCCCCGGCGATCAGCTGTTCGGCAAGAACAGCTTCACCTTGACCGAGACGCTCGGCGAGGGGCACCAACTCTGCACCGACACCGTTTCAGGATTGCGCGTCTTCGAGCGCTATGGCCCCAGCGGGCAGCGCGATCGTGACATCACGAATCTGCTCGCCGTGTCGAACCAGACCTCATCGGCGCAGGCCTTCAGCGGTGTCTACACGATCGACGATTCCGACTTCGCGTTCAAGCGCTCCGACTACCGCTATCTCGTGAGCTATGACACGTGCGTCACCTCGGCCGATCTCCCCGAGGCGGGCACGGTCTACGCGAACACCGTCTCGATCGACGGCGACGCCACGGGCGGCGAGGCGAAGGTTCCCGGACGCTCGCAGGGTAAGAAGGGCAAGATCAACGGAGCGACAGTCACGATCGACGGTGTCGAGCACATGCCGCAGACGACCCTCGACTGGACCGTCACGATTCCGGGTGAGAAGGTCGACGGCATCACCGGGCCGCTGACGCTGACCGACACGCTGTCCTCGACGCAGACGGTCTGCGCCGCGGGTGACTCGAGCGATGGCCTCGCCGCGCGTATGAACCTCGCAGTCACGGCCCACGATCAGATCAAGAATGGCGGCCTGAAGAGTGTCGACCTCACCGACGCCACGACGGTGACGGTCGACGGTCAGCAGGTCACCTTCGAGATCGCCGAACCGTCGCTGCCCATGCCGCAGGGGGGCACGAGCGACGGATTCACCCGTGAGTACCAGTACACGCTGAGCTACACCACGTGCACCACCAGCGGCGGTATGGATGCGCCGGGCACCGAGTACGGCAATGCGATTGCCGGTTCGGGCATCGAGTTCTCGTCGTCCGTCACCCAGAAGTACAGCGGTTCGGGTACCGGAACCGGTGTCACTCGCGGATCGGTGGCGCTCGACAAGAAGCTCGCCGACACCCCGGGCGCCGCGCTCGTTCCGGCCGACACGTCCTTCACCGTGCACGTGAAGGAGATCGACCCGAAGGGTGCGACCCAGAACGCGTACGACCTCGAGGTCCCGCTCAACGGCGACCCGGTCGGCGGGCTCAACGCCCGTGGTACCGGCTGGACCGTCGAGCTGTCTGAGCCGAGGTTCCCGACCGTTTCCGGTATCACCTGGGGTGCTCCGAAGTTCCTGCCCACCGAGGGGCTCATCCCGGGCGATGACGGCACCACCGCCGTCGCCACGCTCGCCCCGGGCACGAACATCTCGGTGACGCTGCAGAACACCGCACTGCTCGGTAGCGCCACGGCCACCAAGGCCCTCGCCGGACCGGACGCCGCCCGCGAGCTCGTCGACCCGAAGCAGAGCTACCGGGTCACCGCGACGATCGACACGAGCGCACTCGGTGACAACGTGCCCGCACAGCCGGACCGTGTTCTCGACATCACCGCCGGTGAGACCGTCACGATGGAGAACCTGCCGGTCGGCGCTGTGGTGACGTTCTCTGAGGCGAAGCCCGGCGACGACGATGTATTGACGTGGTCGACGCCGGTGATCTCGCCGAACCCGATCACCATCGAGGCCGATCACGTCGTCGAACCGGCGGCTGTGACCGTGACGAACACGGTCGACCGCACGGTCGGGACGTTCTCGATCGCCAAGACCGTCACGGGAGAACAGGCCGACAACCCGGCCGTTCCCGACGAGGTGACTGTCACCGCATCGTGGACGCAGGACGGCGTTGACGCAGAGAAGACGCTGACCCTCCCGACCGACGGCACCCCCGTCGAGCTCGGTGAGAACCTGCTGATCGGCACCGAGGTGACGCTCACCGAGACGCCGCTCGTCGACGGATCCAGCATCGCCTGGGGCGCGCCGGTGTGGAGCGGTACCGGAGTGACTGTTGACGGCGAATCGGCCGTCGTCTCGATCACCCGCGATGCTGAGGCACAGGTGCAGCTGCAGAATCACGCGGCCACCTCGGTCGCCGGCATCAGCCTGATCAAGGGCCTCGCCGGTGACGCGATCGGTGAGGTCGCCCCCGACACCGAGTTCCCCGTCACGGCGACGTGGACCGACGCCGAGGGCGCCGAGCAGTCGACGCAGCTCACCATCAACACCGTCGAGCCGACCCCGCTGGGGGTCGACCTGCCCGCCGGAACCGTTGTGACGATCACCGAGGGTGAGCGCCCCGCGTTCGACACCGTCGTCTGGGAATCGGTCACGATCAGCGGTGCCGATGTGACAGACAACGGTGACGGGTCGGCCGAGATCGTCGTCTCGGATCAGCAGGGCGACAGCACCCTGGTGACGGTGGTCAACGAGGCCACCTGGGCGCCGGGAACCTTCACCCTGTCCAAGCAGGTCGACGGCATTCTGCTCGATAACCCGGACGTTCCCGAGGTCGTCACCGTGACCGCCTCGTGGCTCGACGGTGACGAGCCACGCCAGGCCGAGGTGGCACTGCCCACCGATGGCACCGTCGTTCCCTTCGGCCAGGACCTGCCCCACGGCACCCTCGTCACACTCGCGGAGTTGCCCAACGACGAGGGCCTCGCCTTCGCCTGGAACACCCCGCAGTGGGCCGGCGATGACATCGTCGGAAACGAGGACGGCACCGCCGCGCTCACGATCGGAGCGGCGCAGGATGCCCAGGTCGTCGTCACCAATGCCGTGACGCCGAAGCTCGGCAGCCTGACCGTCACGAAGGAGCTCACCGGCAGCGGCGCGAGCCTCGTCGAAGACACCGCCTTCCCGGTGACGGCGACCTGGACCGATCTGCTCGGCGAGCCGCAGCAGCTCGACCTCGAGGTGCGTTCCGGCGAGACGACGGTGATCGCGGATCTGCCGCTGGGCACCGAGGTGACGCTCACCGAGCACTCCACCGAGCTGCCGGTCAACGCGCGCTGGCACGGCGCGACGTGGTCGAGTGACGACGTGAACGTCGCATTCGACGACGCCGAAGGTGACGAGGTCACGATCATCGTGGTCGGCGACGGCACGGCACCCGCGACGATCACGGTTTCGAACGACATCGAGAAGCTGCCCGACCTCGCCGTGACCGGCGGGCCGGCGATCACGCTGTCCGTCGTGGTGCTGGCCGTGCTGCTGATGGGCGTCGGAATCCTGATGCTCGTGCTGCACCGCCGCCGCAGCGCATAG
- the argG gene encoding argininosuccinate synthase, whose amino-acid sequence MSKVLQSLPVGEKVGIAFSGGLDTSVAVAWMREKGSIPFTYTGDLGQYDEDDIASIPGRALEYGAEASRLVDAKTALVEEGFVALQCGAFHIRSGGKTYFNTTPLGRAVTGTMLVRAMREDGVDIWGDGSTYKGNDIERFYRYGLLANPRLRIYKPWLDADFVTELGGRQEMSEWLVERGFPYRDSAEKAYSTDANIWGATHEAKTLEHLDVSLETVDPIMGVKFWDPSVAIETEDVTVTFEGGRPVAINGVEYTDPVALVMQANTIGGRHGLGMSDQIENRIIEAKSRGIYEAPGMALLFIAYERLVNGILNEDTLATYHEQGRRLGRLMYEGRWLEPQSLMLRESIQRWVGLTISGTVTIRLRRGDDWTILDTVSPNLSYGPEKLSMERVGDAAFGPVDRIGQLTMRNLDIADSRSRLEQYAGLGLVGGATGELVGRVTAGEAGDITGLVEGSVSQVDGELTDAVDAASEGAAFDFGTD is encoded by the coding sequence ATGTCCAAGGTGCTTCAGTCCCTCCCCGTCGGCGAAAAGGTCGGCATCGCGTTCTCCGGTGGTCTCGACACGTCTGTCGCCGTCGCGTGGATGCGAGAGAAGGGGTCGATCCCCTTCACCTACACCGGCGACCTCGGCCAGTACGACGAGGATGACATCGCGTCGATCCCCGGTCGCGCCCTGGAGTACGGCGCTGAGGCGTCGCGTCTGGTGGATGCCAAGACGGCGCTCGTCGAAGAGGGCTTTGTCGCTCTGCAGTGCGGTGCCTTCCACATCCGCTCGGGCGGCAAGACGTACTTCAACACGACTCCCCTGGGCCGCGCCGTCACCGGCACGATGCTGGTGCGCGCGATGCGCGAGGACGGCGTCGACATCTGGGGTGACGGCTCGACCTACAAGGGCAACGACATCGAGCGCTTCTACCGCTACGGGCTGCTCGCCAACCCGCGTCTGCGCATCTACAAGCCGTGGCTCGATGCCGACTTCGTCACCGAGCTCGGCGGTCGCCAAGAGATGAGCGAGTGGCTCGTCGAGCGCGGATTCCCGTACCGCGACTCGGCCGAGAAGGCGTACTCGACGGATGCCAACATCTGGGGTGCCACCCACGAGGCCAAGACGCTCGAGCACCTCGACGTGTCGCTCGAGACGGTCGACCCGATCATGGGCGTGAAGTTCTGGGACCCGTCGGTCGCGATCGAGACCGAGGACGTCACGGTGACCTTCGAAGGTGGCCGGCCGGTCGCCATCAACGGTGTCGAGTACACCGACCCGGTCGCGCTGGTCATGCAGGCCAACACCATCGGCGGCCGTCACGGTCTGGGCATGAGCGACCAGATCGAGAACCGCATCATCGAGGCGAAGTCGCGCGGCATCTACGAAGCCCCCGGCATGGCACTGCTGTTCATCGCGTACGAGCGCCTGGTCAACGGCATCCTCAACGAAGACACCCTCGCGACGTACCACGAGCAGGGTCGCCGCCTCGGCCGCCTGATGTACGAAGGCCGCTGGCTCGAGCCGCAGTCGCTCATGCTGCGCGAGTCGATCCAGCGCTGGGTCGGCCTCACGATCTCGGGTACCGTCACCATCCGCCTGCGCCGCGGTGACGACTGGACGATCCTCGACACCGTCTCGCCGAACCTGTCGTACGGCCCCGAGAAGCTGTCGATGGAGCGCGTCGGCGACGCCGCCTTCGGCCCCGTCGACCGCATCGGTCAGCTGACCATGCGCAACCTCGACATCGCCGACTCGCGCTCGCGCCTGGAGCAGTACGCCGGGCTGGGCCTCGTGGGCGGCGCGACCGGCGAGCTCGTCGGCCGCGTCACCGCGGGCGAAGCCGGCGACATCACCGGACTCGTGGAGGGCTCGGTCTCGCAGGTCGACGGTGAGCTGACGGATGCTGTCGATGCAGCATCCGAGGGCGCAGCCTTCGATTTCGGTACCGACTGA
- a CDS encoding TetR/AcrR family transcriptional regulator has protein sequence MSSARTPRSDALANRAGIIAAARTALASDPHASVDAIARTAGVSRRTIYGHFADRDALIRELIASGARRFNALATSVDDDDPQVALARLAALMWHEAAHVRITAALALDDAHLAETAAALAPLRRVLADIVRRGRRGERMRIDIDAGMLARLIEEVARTVVSRNLADETGAEPAAAADAVVRIVLSIAGLSWRDADALLRDHPDVLVPTQSAE, from the coding sequence ATGTCCTCCGCCCGCACTCCGCGCTCGGATGCTCTCGCGAACCGTGCCGGAATCATCGCCGCGGCCCGCACCGCCCTCGCATCCGACCCGCACGCCTCGGTCGACGCGATCGCGCGTACCGCCGGCGTCTCGCGCCGCACCATCTACGGGCACTTCGCCGACCGCGACGCGCTGATCCGCGAGCTCATCGCGTCCGGCGCCCGGCGCTTCAACGCGCTGGCGACCTCGGTGGACGACGATGATCCTCAGGTCGCGCTCGCGCGCCTCGCCGCACTGATGTGGCACGAGGCGGCGCACGTGCGCATCACGGCGGCGCTCGCGCTCGACGACGCGCACCTCGCCGAGACCGCCGCGGCGCTGGCCCCGCTACGTCGCGTGCTCGCCGACATCGTGCGGCGGGGCCGACGCGGCGAGCGCATGCGCATCGACATCGACGCAGGCATGCTCGCCCGCCTGATCGAGGAGGTGGCGCGCACGGTCGTCTCCCGCAACCTCGCGGACGAGACAGGCGCAGAACCCGCCGCAGCAGCCGATGCGGTCGTGCGGATCGTGCTCAGCATCGCCGGGCTGTCGTGGCGCGACGCGGACGCCCTGCTTCGCGATCACCCCGACGTCCTCGTCCCCACTCAGAGCGCCGAGTGA